The Acidobacteriota bacterium DNA window CGATGGCCTCGACCAGCCTGCGGACCATTTCCTGAAGAACGGATTCATCTGCGATGACTTGTACCACGGTCTTATTTTCCCTCCTCGAAGGCGCACTTGGCCAGCAGGTCTCGGGGAATCTTCTTGACCTCAATGTTGTCGGGAATTTTCAGCCCTCTGACGCGGCGACTGCAGTAGATCAACATCGTGTCTTCATGCAGAAAGTTCGTCAGCCATGTTGTTGCTGAGCCACGGACCGTACGCTCGATCTCTGCGAAAACCCGGGCCCGGTGTATAGAGAAAATCAATATCGCTGTCGGGTCAGAAGTCATCGCGAAGTGCCGAGCCAAAGAGATCGAGTCTGACAATGCCCCAACGCCGGCAAAAATCAGACTGTCTCTTTTTGTGGTAGCTCGATGGTCATTTCTCGCTGTTTTCAGCGACTCGCGAATAGTATGCTTTGCGTTCCACGGATCGTCAATTTCAATGGAGTCCCATCGCTCGAACTCGCGATGATTGTTGACCGCTGGAACCCACAGACTTTTCGCGGTGCTGACCTCTGCCGTCTTGTCTTTCTTCAGCTCACCCGATACTTCCACAATCTGATGAAAGAAGACTATGCGTAATTGAACTACTTCGACGTCTGGTTTCCGTTGCTAGCCCCGAGTTCCGCGTTGCTCAAGTGGCTGAAGAGCCGTGAGTGCCGAGCGAGCAAGCGAGATGGTCGAAGTTTAGAGAGCGCTACATTGCCGAGATGAAGAAGACCGACGCGCAACAGGCGATCAAGCTCTTGGCCGAGTTAGCCAGAGCTACTCCGTTGAGCATAGGGTGTTACTGCGAGAACGAGTTAGCCTGCCATCGCTCGATACTGCATGAATTGATCGAATGCGCAGTGGACGTTTAGAGACGCAGCACGCTTGCCTGCATCAGTCTGCGTATGCTTCGGGACGGAAGCATTGTATGACCAACTATGCGACTAACGAGACAACCGTCGTGACGCTGTTGGATAGCAGATGTTTCCAATCCAAGCGATCCTACAGTACAATGCGGCTTCCAATCATTGGGAGCGAATACTGTGCACAAGGCTTACCGGTTCGTACTGGGATTTGACGACGACCTTGTCGCTAGCACACTTGAGCGCCTTGGCGCCTCGAAGAGACATTCTGTCCTAGATCCTTTTTCCGGGACCGGCACGACACTAGTCGAGTGCAAGAAGAGAGGTATCGACTCAATCGGGTTCGACGCGAATCCGGTCTGTGTTTTGATCTCCAAAGCCAAGCTGGATTGGGGCATAGGGGCCCGCCGAATCGAAGAGTCGGTCAAGGACATCGTCAAAGCATTTGATCGCAGGTATGCAGCTTATCTCCGGGCTTATAGACTACGAAAGAGAACAAACCAGTACTACTCACCACTTGAGCATCCGTTGTTCGAGCGAACGACCGCTGGAAGATTTCTTATTGAGTCGGGTATTCTGAAGCGCGGCTGGATGAGCCCTCGCCCTGCGCTCAAAACCCTGCTGCTTACGACTGTGATCAATGAACGCGTCGGAGATACTCGAACTCAGCGGTTCCTGCTGACGTCTCTTCTTGATTTGTTAGTGCCCGAGATTAGCAATATGCGGTACGGACCTGAGATTTACAGGGCAGTAAGAAGGCGAGATGTCGACGTGATAGGTCTATTCAAAGAAAGAGTGCAAGCGAATCTTTCGGTTCTGAATGAACTGCGCCAGGGGTGCCGCGCGTTTCCTTCATCTAGCGTCTCTCTGGGGGATTCAGTAAACGGCGGCCTAAATACCATACGAGATAGCTCGTTAGATTTCGTGGTCACCTCACCTCCCTACCCTTCAGAACATGATTACACTCGCCTAACAAGGCTTGAGTTGATCTTCAGTGGCTTTGTTTCTGAGAAAGCGGACATTCGAACTATTAAGCAGAGATTGCTGCGTTGCTGCACGCGCAACATATATTCGGGAGACAATAAGTACAAAGACATCTCACGATTCCGCAGTGTTCGGGGTCTTGTAGACAGAATTAGCGAAGAGGCCCAGAACCATTCCCATGGCTTTGCCAAGCTATACAGCCGCGTAGTAGAAGAATACTTTGGGGGAATGTTTTGGCACTTCCAGCACATTGCTCGCGTCTTGCGCTTAGGTGGCAGGTGCGCCTACATTGTCGGAGACCAGGCCTCCTTCTTTTCGATTCAGATCAAGACAGCTGAGCTACTCTCACGAATAGCAACATCCAAGGGTGTCGGGCTCCGCGAGATAGAGGCGGTTAGGCTCAGGCCGCTCAGGGGAACAACGGGACGGCAGAACTCCAACTATGAATGGCTTCTCATCCTTGAAAAGTGAAGATTCCTTCGCGTGTCGGGAGCGCACAAAAAGAAACCGTGCCGACGGGATCACTGCTGGCTAGCGCAGAGGGGGGAGAACACTATGGCTAAGATCAAAGTACACGAGAAAGCACTCGCACACCTTAGTCGAGGTCTTTACAGAAGCCCAGCCAGTGCCCTTCGCGAGCTGGTGAGCAACGCTTGGGACGCAGGTGCTACCGTTGTTCGCATCAATACAAACTACCCCTTATTTTACCAACTGTCCGTAGAGGACAACGGAGCAGGATTCACTAGAGAGGATTTCGAGAACCTAATGGAAGGAGGCGTCGGGAACAGCGAGAAAAGAACAGCAGCCGAACCCGAGCCTCTTCCATTTGACCGCCCCCTTATTGGCAGGTTGGGAATCGGGTTGTTGGGTATAGCTCAAATCTGCGGTGCGTTTACCATTGTTTCCAAGCCTAGTCACGGAAACGGGTTCAGAGCGAGCGTACGCCTCTACGATTTGCTAAAGGAGCGCCTCGACAGAAAGGATAGCGAGCTTGTTAAGGAGGTCGAGGTCAAGGAGGCGCAGTCAGAGACTGCACCTAAGCCCGACGAGAGCGGGCAGCAAACGATAACAGAAGTTGATATCGGAGAGTACTCGTTCGAAGACTACGACGAAGCTGCCTATAAGAGAGGAACGCGAATAACGGCCGACGACGTTCACCCTACTTTTGTGGATACATTTCAGAAGTCGCTGAAGTTTGAGAAATTCAAACCGCCGCCGCTCGACTGGTCCAAGGCTCTAAAAATTGCTTCGTCCGTCCATTCATTACAGGAGCTCGGAGACTATTGGAAACTACTATGGGAGTTATCGGCGTCATGCCCGCTCACCTTGGCGAGCAAGCACTGCCGCGCAAGCTCGTTGCGGATGAGCAAGTCAAGCTTGAAGGCTACAGGTTTAGAGTGTTTGTGGATGGGAGACAGTTGTTCAAACCAGTCAGGCTTCGCGGCAACCCTGGGGGATATACGATAAAGGCGATAGAATCGCAGCACGTCAAAATCTATGGCAAGAACCTTACGTTCCACGGGTACATCCTTGTTCATGAGGGATTGAGCATCAAACCCGACGAACTCCGTGGCATATTAATCAGGATCAAGAACGTCAGCATCGGGTACTACGATCCCTCAATGTTGGACTATAGATTCAACGAAGGTCCGAGAAGCCGCTGGCTCACTGGTGAGATCTTCGTAGATGAAGGCTTAGAGGATGCTCTGAACATCGACCGAGATAGCTTCAACCGCTTTCATCCTCAGTTTCGGGCTATTCAAAACTATGTCCACAAGGTGCTTCGAGAAGAAGTGTTTCCTGAAGTCTATAGGAAGATTGAGGACCGATCCTTAGATCGAGAGATTACAAGAGAACAAGCCCGTGAAGAACGGCTGGCCGCGACGATTGCTAACGTTGTGAATTCACCCGTCAAGGTACGTGAGCGGGCGAAAGCTCAACCAGATGAGTTGCCAACAGTCGAGATAGTAGACAAACCTAACGCGATGGAAGTTGTCTTGCCGCGTGTCGATGAGTTAGAGACAAAGCGTCCCAACCGGCAGCTTGCTGCCGCGATGCTAACTATTTACGAGGTCGCTCTGCGGGAGAGAACTCGCGACAAGCAACGTTCTGCATTTACGAGACTCCTGCTCGATTTACTCTCTAAGTGGTAACGGGATAACTACCGGAATGTTCAAGTACGAAGATGATCTCCTAAAGCACTATGTCAGGCTGGAGGGGTGGCTGCCAGCGTGCAAGAGGCGCCAAAGATTTGTTCGTTCGGCGGCGAGTAAGCCAAAATCCCTTAGGCGTCTGCGATATTTTACGTTTTGCGCGGTGGGGGCGGTGGACGTGTTGATGCTCGACGTTGAAAAGGTAATCAGGGTGTCCAGCGACGGTAGGTTCGACACCGTCGCATTCTTTGACAAGGACCCTGAATCTGTTGCCGAGACTCTTAAGAGAATCCCTGGGGCTAATGGGTTCCCCGGGGACTTCACTACCATAGTTCTTATGGAAGACCCAGACGAGGAAACAGTGCTAGCAGATTCTCAGGTTTTAGAAGCACGCCGCGAAGAGTTAGATGAGTATCTCACCCGCCGCCGCCAACTACGGCTCGGGCAGCGCCGTGATTTCATCAGACTTTTCCCTTTCGATGTAATCAACCTCGACTTGGAGGAATTCCTGTTTAAGCCTAACGACCCCTTACCAGGTAGAGTTATCAACTCGCTTCGCAAGGTCTTCGAATGGCAGCGACGTCCCGTGTCTACAGTTCCGCGGCAATCTACGCAGAGTCTTAGTGGATTCAGCCTGATGTTTACGACTCAAATCGGGCCACCCAATATCGGTGAGGACTACTTGCGAGAGTTGCAGGAGTGTCTTGAAAGTAATCTCGCCGATGATACAACACTCGGCGAGGCACTGGCTGCTCGCACTGGTTACGGTGACGTGGCGGCGCTCCAGCAGGGAAACTTCGACAGTTTCTTTGAGCTGTCCGTGCCTAAGACGATTGCCGCAGTTTTAGAAGAGGAGGACTGGCACGTTGACCCAGAGCGCGGCATAACCATCTTTGAATTCGAGCGTCCTTGGAAGCAAGGCACCTACAAGATGTTACACTTGGTTATGGACGTCACGCGAAACAGTCCACCAAGAGAAAAGAGAGCTCCAGGAAGGCGGTGTAGACAGGCGCGACTGGCCTATCGATCTGTCGTACGCCAGCTATTCTCTGATCAGGTGGATTTGGTGACACCTGAGGCTTTAGATGAGAACTTCTTGCGCGCTAGCCTGGAGCTAATCAAAGCGCGAAGAAGAGAATATTATTCAGAGGAAGAAGACAACGCCTAAGCTTTCCTTCCGCGAGAACTGCCCCTTCTCGCCGCCGAGCCCTCGCTGGCTACTGGTTTGGCGCGGGGCCGTTAACAAAGATTAGGAATGCTCGCGAGATGTGCAGCGGTGAGTGGCTTCACTTTCATTGCTTGCTGAGAGAAGCCAGGCGGTTTTGTCGCTTCAGATGGAGAGCATCCATTGATTGGATTGAGGAAAGCGTGGCCGCTGAAGCAGTCTTAGCAAACACTTGTGACACATATTAATTCAGAACCCAGACGCCGCTCTCATGAATTGCGTCGTACATCGCGTCCGGCGCGAGATCAGCGCCGCCGGGCCACTGGACCGCGCCCATGACGACTCGCGCGCCAGCGAACACGGCGGGGTGGCGTAGCGGCTCGAAGACTGTGCCGTCGACCTTACTACTACTGAGAAACTCCCGCATATCTACCTTCCCCGACGTGCCATCGACGAACGTCACTTGCAATTGCTCGTTCGGTAACACGGTCACCGAAGTCACTCGCCAGGGGACGGTGTGACTGATCTCGGGCGCTACTTCAAAGGCTCGATCGGTCTCGGGGTTTGCAGTTGACTGCATAGGTTCCAATCCTCCATCAGTTCTTCACGATGCTCGGCCGCCCACTCAAGTACCAAAGCCATCGCGCGGCGCGGCAACGTACCCCGCAGCACGCTAAGGTCGCTAAACAGTATCACGCAAATACCGCCGGACGGCAGTCGGGGGATTGTTCATCCACAGCCTACACCAGCGGCGCACAAGAGGCTTTCGGAGTTCCTCTCGCGCGCGCCCCTCGCGCCGCGAGGGGCGCGCGGGAGAGAAACCAAAGGAGAGGAACTCCGCTCTTTCCTGTAGGCTGTGCATGAACGATTCCCCAACTGCCGTTGGGGGGATTTAACACAATCTCTGCTGTTGGGGGTATTGGACGTGCTGGCCCTACTGTTTCGGTTCGGGCGGCTGATACAGATCGAGGATGCTCGCGAGTTGTGCAGCAGTCAGTGGCTTCACGTTGAGTTGTTCACTCAAAAACGCCAAGCGGTCGCGGCGGGCTTCGGCGTTCAACGCATGTGGCGCGTCGTACAGCTTGAACCGCTTGGGCTCGCTCACGATTGCCGCGTACTGCCGTGCTCCATCCGGCGTCAGATACTTTTCCTCGGTCGCGTACTGCATGAAGACCACCGCTGGCGCTGCGTGAGACACGAACTTGCCGGGATCAAGCCAGGTGTACTTGGCTATAAAAGCGTCGAACCGTTCCGGGCCTATCTTCTGGCGATACTCCTCGTAGTTCTTCGCTTTCATGTCCACTTCATCTGAGAGGCCGCCGGCCATCAGCACAAACGCTGCAAAGCGCCTATCGATGCCGCTGAGGAAGCCACCTACCGTCGCGTTGTAGCTGTGCCCGACGTATGCGATGCGCTTCGGGTCGACGTCTTTGCGGGCAATTAACAAGTCGACGCCGCGCCGCATGTCTACGATCTGCTGCACGAGGTCATCGGCTTGCTGGTCGTTCAGAGGTTCGCGGTTCTCTACGTGACCGGGACGCGCTACAGGTCCGTCTGTGAGCAATGAGACAACACCCGAATGGGCGAGCGCCACGGCCTCGTCGAGAAACTCTTTGCGATTGCGCATTGGCGAGTTCTCCCAGTACCAGTGTCCCCAGATCACGGCGGCGAACGGGCCTGCGCCTTTCGGCACGACGAGGTAGGCGGGAACGCGCCCACCTTTTGGACTCGCGTAGGAGATGTCGTGGATGGCGATGTCCCCTCGTCGCTCGACCCCGATTTCTTTGACGTCGAGTTTCGTGTTCTTATCGTAGTCAAAACGGCGAAGCAAGTCCGCGTCTTGAGCGAACAACGGTGAAACACTAGTCAACAGAATGAGAGTGAGTGTGAGCCACATCGTCGGACCTCCTTATAGTGATGAGCCAGAGGCGAACGGTCCATGCAGTTGGGGATCATACACGCTTACCTGATGCGCTGACTACAGCCCTACCGTTGCCCCGCCAACCGAAGGCGCCCGCCGGCTTAGACTGTGAAATTTGTCGTGATAATCGAGGAATCGGATTTCAGAACGGTCGCCGCTCTCGCTTGACGGTCTTAGACGGCTGTGAAAAAGTGCTCGCGCGCACAAACTACAACGGAAAGGTGACGAACATGAAAGCCAGTGCTCTCGCCCTAATCGCAGCGCTGCTCTTGCTTGCATCCGTAAGCGCGAAACCCGAGGCCGCCCCAGAAGCAGCCGATATCGTGTTCAAGAACGGAAACATCTACACCGTCGACGATCGCCGGCCGCACGCCGAAGCCGTCGCGGTCAAAGCGGGCAAGATCATCTTCGTTGGCTCGAATCCGGACGTGAAGGCTTACGAAGGCAAGGGCACGCGCGTCGTTGACCTCAAAGGCAATACGGTTGTGCCTGGCTTGACGGACTCGCATTATCATCTCTCCGGAGTTGGCGCGCGCGAGATGAACCTGAACCTCGAAGGCATCACCAGTCTCGAGGCGTTTCTCGCCAAGGTCAAAGAGCGGGTCGATCGAGCGAAGCCAGGTGAGTGGGTTACCGGCCGCGGCTGGATTGAAACTTTTTGGAAGCCGCCGGTGTTTCCAACCCGCGGGGATCTCGACAAGATTTCGCCGAACAACCCGGTTGCTCTTACTCGCGCCGACGGGCACGCCTCGATAGCAAACAGCGCAGCACTGAAGGTGGCGGGCATAGATAAGAACACCCCCAATCCGTTCGGCGGAGAGTTCTTGAAAGACTCGAAGACCGGGGAGCCAACCGGAATGTTGATCGACAGTGCGCAGGGACGGGTGTCGATGCACGTCCCGCGTAGCGCTAAAGACGAGGATGAGCAAGCTCTGCTTATCGGGATCAAAAGAAGCCTCGAGCTTGGTTGGTGCGAGGTGCAGATCCCAGGAAACAGCTTTGGTGAAGTCGAGCTGATCAAGAAGCTGTTCGGCGAAGGAAAGATCAAACTGCGCATTTATGACGCGGTGAGCGGCCCCGGACCGAGCGCGCAAAAGCTTCTCGCCGAAGGGCCAGTCATTGGGGCCTTCGACAATCACTTTACGGTGCGAGGCATCAAGGCGTATATGGACGGCGCGCTGGGATCGCGCGGGGCGGCTTTGCTCGAGCCCTACTCGGACGCTCCAAACACTTCGGGGTTTTTTACTACTAAAGAAGATGCCTTACTGCCGATGTTCATTGAGGCGCTCCGTCAGGGAATTCAAGTTGAAACTCACGCCATCGGAGATCGAGGCAATCGCACGATTCTTGATCTGTACGAGAAAGCTTTCAAGGCAGTCCCGCCTGAACAGCGCAAGATTCGCGAGCCGCGCTGGCGAGTCGAGCACGCGCAGATCGTCAGTCCCGTCGATATCCCGCGCTTCGCAAAGCTCGGTGTGATTCCTTCCATGCAGCCTTCGCACGCGATTGGAGATCTGCACTTCGCGCCTAGCCGGCTGGGAATGAAACGGCCTGAAGGCGCTTATGCGTGGCAGAGCTTCATCAAGTCGGGGTCGATTATCCCGGGCGGCTCCGACGCGCCGGTGGAACGCGGGGAGCCGATGATCGAGTTTTATGCCGCCGTCGCCCGCAAGGACCAAAAAGGCTACTCGGGTGAGGGTTGGCATCCCGAGCAAGCCGTGTCGCGCGAGCAGGCTTTGAAGATGTTCACGATCTGGGCAGCGTATGCTGCATTCGAGGAGAAGCTGAAGGGATCGATTGAAGTAGGCAAGCTCGCCGACATGACCGTTCTGTCAGCGGACATCATGAAGATCGCAGAGCCTCAGATATTGAAGACGCGGTGCGTGATGACAGTGATCGGCGGCGACGTGGCCTATGAAGCCGGCGCCAATTGAGCCAACCCGAGGACTGAGCAAACGACCTGTCGTCCTGCTCAGTCCTCAGTCCTGACGGCCCATGCCTACTTCTTCTTCGCTTCCCACTTGCCGGTCATCTGACCCGCAAAATCGAAATCGCCGACGATTTTTCCGTCCTTGACGGTCCCGGTCATTCCGATTGCGCCGTTTGGCGTGTCGAGCGAAAAGCTGATCTTGCCCGCGCTGTACGTGCCTTTGCTCAGAGGCGCCGCGCCCTGCGCAGAATCGGATGTGCCGGTCACCTTGTCGCCTTCGAGCTTGAGCTTGAGGGTGAAGGGGATCGATGTGCCCTGCGCGTCAGCGGTCGCCTCCCATTCCCCAGTTATGGGATCGCCAGGGACGGCCGCCGGGGCTGCCTCCATCTTAGGAGCAGCAGGAGCAGCAGGAGCAGCTGCTGGAGCAGCAGGAGCAGCAGGAGCAGCAGGAGCAGCAGGAGCAGCAGGAGCAGCTGCTGGAGCAGCAGGAGCAGCTGGAGTAGCACCCACTGCCGCCCGCTTCAGCTCTAGGGCGCCGCCCTGGCCGCCGAGCTCCCACTTCCCGCTGATCTTGTCGCCATCAAGCATCGCGGTGACAGTGCCTTCATTTCCGCCGGCATCGAACTTCATCACTATCTTGCCGTTGTCGAAGGTACCGCTGGTGATCGCGGCCGGGCCCTGTGGGGTGTCGATCTTGCCCGAGAGCTTGCCGTTGTCATTCTTGATCTCGACGGTCAGCGGAATGTCGCCCATCTGTTCGCTCTTGGCGACGCCTTCGTACTTGCCCGACAGTGAATCTTTGTTTTGAGCAGGCTGATTAGTTGATTTGTTAGACGAAGCCGCTGATGCGACCGCTGAGAGGGTCACCAGCACGGCGATGAGCAGGGGGGTCATAAGCTTTCGTGACTGCATCTTTAGTTCTCCTGACAAGG harbors:
- a CDS encoding DUF4160 domain-containing protein encodes the protein MILFSDLSVLRGTLPRRAMALVLEWAAEHREELMEDWNLCSQLQTPRPIEPLK
- a CDS encoding amidohydrolase, with product MKASALALIAALLLLASVSAKPEAAPEAADIVFKNGNIYTVDDRRPHAEAVAVKAGKIIFVGSNPDVKAYEGKGTRVVDLKGNTVVPGLTDSHYHLSGVGAREMNLNLEGITSLEAFLAKVKERVDRAKPGEWVTGRGWIETFWKPPVFPTRGDLDKISPNNPVALTRADGHASIANSAALKVAGIDKNTPNPFGGEFLKDSKTGEPTGMLIDSAQGRVSMHVPRSAKDEDEQALLIGIKRSLELGWCEVQIPGNSFGEVELIKKLFGEGKIKLRIYDAVSGPGPSAQKLLAEGPVIGAFDNHFTVRGIKAYMDGALGSRGAALLEPYSDAPNTSGFFTTKEDALLPMFIEALRQGIQVETHAIGDRGNRTILDLYEKAFKAVPPEQRKIREPRWRVEHAQIVSPVDIPRFAKLGVIPSMQPSHAIGDLHFAPSRLGMKRPEGAYAWQSFIKSGSIIPGGSDAPVERGEPMIEFYAAVARKDQKGYSGEGWHPEQAVSREQALKMFTIWAAYAAFEEKLKGSIEVGKLADMTVLSADIMKIAEPQILKTRCVMTVIGGDVAYEAGAN
- a CDS encoding DUF2442 domain-containing protein, whose product is MQSTANPETDRAFEVAPEISHTVPWRVTSVTVLPNEQLQVTFVDGTSGKVDMREFLSSSKVDGTVFEPLRHPAVFAGARVVMGAVQWPGGADLAPDAMYDAIHESGVWVLN
- a CDS encoding DUF488 family protein, with translation MPSEQARWSKFRERYIAEMKKTDAQQAIKLLAELARATPLSIGCYCENELACHRSILHELIECAVDV
- a CDS encoding ATP-binding protein produces the protein MAKIKVHEKALAHLSRGLYRSPASALRELVSNAWDAGATVVRINTNYPLFYQLSVEDNGAGFTREDFENLMEGGVGNSEKRTAAEPEPLPFDRPLIGRLGIGLLGIAQICGAFTIVSKPSHGNGFRASVRLYDLLKERLDRKDSELVKEVEVKEAQSETAPKPDESGQQTITEVDIGEYSFEDYDEAAYKRGTRITADDVHPTFVDTFQKSLKFEKFKPPPLDWSKALKIASSVHSLQELGDYWKLLWELSASCPLTLASKHCRASSLRMSKSSLKATGLECLWMGDSCSNQSGFAATLGDIR
- a CDS encoding DNA methyltransferase gives rise to the protein MHKAYRFVLGFDDDLVASTLERLGASKRHSVLDPFSGTGTTLVECKKRGIDSIGFDANPVCVLISKAKLDWGIGARRIEESVKDIVKAFDRRYAAYLRAYRLRKRTNQYYSPLEHPLFERTTAGRFLIESGILKRGWMSPRPALKTLLLTTVINERVGDTRTQRFLLTSLLDLLVPEISNMRYGPEIYRAVRRRDVDVIGLFKERVQANLSVLNELRQGCRAFPSSSVSLGDSVNGGLNTIRDSSLDFVVTSPPYPSEHDYTRLTRLELIFSGFVSEKADIRTIKQRLLRCCTRNIYSGDNKYKDISRFRSVRGLVDRISEEAQNHSHGFAKLYSRVVEEYFGGMFWHFQHIARVLRLGGRCAYIVGDQASFFSIQIKTAELLSRIATSKGVGLREIEAVRLRPLRGTTGRQNSNYEWLLILEK